In Zunongwangia profunda SM-A87, the following proteins share a genomic window:
- a CDS encoding SusD/RagB family nutrient-binding outer membrane lipoprotein — protein MKTRIKKSIVMLSAAVMSLTACETAEFGSLNENPNEPTSASPSILLSNVEGAVSNYVAATTPNLYVQYLSNGQYDEESRYQTLNWSYEYWYGVLTDLNRIIALNTNEETKEEVSASDASNANQIAVATILRVYIFQGMTNRWGRLPYTEALGGLGNQFPVYDSQEEIYKGLFAELDSALGMIEAGSGPNGDYLFGGDMTRWEQFGQTLKMVMGLRLSEADPTLGKTKFNEALGNVITSNTENFFYPYLGDENNDNPWEDRFYAPSFRRDYLVSDVFVNALIGSGNSTTPEDPRLAKMAEPALNSGTFVGAPYGKSNSDTDSYSFITQDIINNMQAPLYMFTYAEVLFARAEAAALGWTSEDASSLYEDAIAASMAQWRVSDSAANAYIASNPYTGLESIGYEKWVALYLQGYDSWAEWRRMLAAGYEKELTAPEDLLSNATDIPDRDGYPATAQSVNEQNYNDAIEAQGPDLLNTKLWIFK, from the coding sequence ATGAAAACAAGAATAAAAAAATCGATAGTTATGCTTTCAGCAGCAGTAATGTCTCTTACTGCCTGCGAAACAGCCGAATTTGGATCATTAAACGAAAACCCAAATGAACCAACAAGCGCTTCACCAAGTATTTTACTATCAAATGTCGAAGGTGCAGTTTCAAATTACGTAGCTGCCACGACTCCAAATCTATATGTTCAATACTTATCAAATGGGCAGTATGACGAAGAATCCAGATATCAAACACTAAATTGGTCATATGAATACTGGTATGGCGTTTTAACCGATTTAAATAGAATAATTGCACTCAATACAAATGAGGAAACTAAAGAAGAAGTATCTGCCAGTGATGCATCAAATGCAAACCAAATAGCTGTAGCTACTATATTAAGAGTTTATATATTTCAGGGAATGACGAACCGTTGGGGCAGACTCCCTTATACAGAAGCTTTAGGAGGATTGGGTAATCAATTTCCTGTTTATGATTCTCAGGAAGAAATCTACAAAGGGCTTTTTGCAGAACTTGATTCCGCTTTAGGAATGATTGAAGCTGGTAGTGGTCCCAATGGAGATTACTTATTTGGAGGAGATATGACAAGATGGGAACAATTTGGGCAAACTCTCAAAATGGTTATGGGCTTAAGACTTTCTGAAGCAGATCCTACATTAGGAAAAACTAAATTCAACGAAGCTCTCGGTAACGTAATCACTTCGAATACAGAAAACTTTTTTTACCCTTACTTAGGTGATGAAAATAATGATAACCCCTGGGAAGATAGGTTTTATGCTCCAAGTTTCCGTAGAGATTATTTAGTTAGTGATGTTTTTGTAAATGCTCTGATAGGATCTGGAAACTCCACCACTCCTGAAGATCCCAGACTAGCTAAAATGGCAGAACCTGCATTAAACAGCGGTACTTTTGTTGGAGCTCCTTACGGAAAATCTAACTCTGACACAGATAGTTACTCATTCATTACTCAAGATATAATTAATAATATGCAAGCTCCACTATATATGTTTACATATGCAGAGGTCTTATTTGCTAGAGCTGAAGCCGCTGCATTAGGATGGACTTCTGAAGATGCATCAAGTTTATACGAAGATGCAATAGCAGCTTCTATGGCTCAATGGAGAGTTTCTGACTCTGCTGCAAATGCTTATATCGCGTCCAATCCATATACAGGTTTGGAATCTATAGGCTATGAAAAATGGGTTGCTCTTTACTTACAGGGATATGACTCTTGGGCAGAATGGAGAAGAATGTTAGCTGCCGGTTACGAAAAAGAGCTAACCGCTCCTGAAGATCTATTGAGTAATGCAACAGACATTCCAGACAGAGATGGATATCCGGCTACAGCACAATCTGTAAACGAACAAAATTATAATGATGCGATAGAAGCCCAAGGACCAGATCTGTTAAATACAAAACTTTGGATTTTTAAATAA
- a CDS encoding rhomboid family intramembrane serine protease, with protein MNRKTDFNFTPGVVGYPVLFILAIWIVFWIEVRFGVNFNYLGIFPRKLSGLLGIIFSPFIHSGIKHLFNNTIPLFVLSMALFYFYKSISWKVLGYGFLFTGFITWLIARPAYHIGASGIIYLLASFLFFKGIFSKYYRLVALSLMVVFLYGGLLWYVTPIDPEISWEGHLSGLIVGLFFAFIFKKNIAEPPKYIWEHPDYDEEEDDFMRHFDEHGNFIEKLPDEITEDEQEDKIEINYIYKEQKNKKD; from the coding sequence GTGAATCGAAAAACTGATTTTAATTTTACCCCGGGTGTAGTGGGCTATCCTGTGCTGTTTATCCTTGCTATCTGGATTGTTTTTTGGATAGAAGTTCGATTTGGGGTAAATTTTAATTATTTGGGGATTTTTCCCAGAAAGCTTAGTGGCTTGTTGGGTATTATTTTTTCACCTTTTATTCATAGTGGAATAAAACATTTATTCAATAATACTATACCGCTTTTTGTGCTTTCAATGGCACTCTTTTATTTCTATAAAAGTATTAGCTGGAAGGTTTTAGGATATGGTTTTTTATTCACTGGCTTTATTACCTGGTTAATAGCAAGACCTGCTTATCATATAGGGGCCAGTGGAATTATTTATTTACTGGCTTCATTTTTATTTTTTAAGGGAATTTTCTCCAAATATTATCGATTAGTTGCGCTTTCGCTAATGGTCGTTTTTCTCTATGGGGGATTGTTATGGTATGTTACGCCGATCGATCCTGAAATTTCATGGGAGGGACATCTTTCTGGGTTAATTGTGGGCTTATTTTTTGCGTTTATTTTTAAAAAAAATATAGCAGAACCTCCTAAATATATATGGGAGCATCCTGATTATGATGAAGAAGAGGATGACTTTATGCGGCATTTCGATGAACATGGGAATTTTATAGAAAAACTACCCGATGAAATTACTGAAGATGAGCAGGAGGATAAGATCGAAATCAATTATATCTATAAAGAGCAAAAAAATAAGAAAGATTAA
- a CDS encoding replication-associated recombination protein A, with product MNEPLAERLRPKTLDQYLSQTHLIGEKGALRQQIKRGIIPSMIFWGPPGVGKTTLANIIANESDRPFFTLSAISSGVKDVREVIEKAKRSDGLFTTKSPILFIDEIHRFSKSQQDSLLGAVEKGWVTLIGATTENPSFEVISALLSRCQVYVLKPFSKEDLIALLNRAMKEDKIIASKNIKLKETEAILRLSGGDARKLLNIFELLVNSSDEGTEITNDMVFEKVQQNTVLYDKTGEQHYDIISAFIKSIRGSDPNGAVYWLARMIEGGEDVKFIARRMLILASEDIGNANPTALVIANNTFQAVNTIGYPEARIILSQCATYLATSPKSNAAYEAIGKALSLVKKTGNLPVPLEIRNAPTKLMKDLGYGENYKYAHSYEGNFVKAEFLPDEIRNTILYEPGNNSRENSQREFLKKRWSGKYNY from the coding sequence ATGAATGAGCCATTAGCAGAGAGACTTCGACCAAAAACATTAGACCAGTATTTGAGTCAGACGCACCTTATTGGCGAAAAAGGTGCTTTACGCCAACAAATTAAGCGAGGTATTATCCCTTCCATGATTTTTTGGGGACCTCCAGGTGTTGGCAAGACAACTCTAGCTAATATTATTGCCAACGAATCAGATCGACCTTTTTTCACTTTAAGTGCAATTAGTAGTGGAGTAAAAGATGTACGTGAAGTTATTGAGAAGGCGAAGCGAAGCGATGGATTATTCACGACAAAAAGTCCGATTCTATTTATCGATGAGATTCACCGCTTTAGTAAATCACAACAAGACTCCCTATTAGGAGCGGTAGAAAAAGGCTGGGTTACCTTAATTGGTGCTACTACTGAAAATCCAAGTTTCGAGGTCATCTCGGCTTTGCTTTCCAGATGCCAGGTATATGTTTTAAAACCCTTTTCTAAAGAAGATCTAATCGCATTGCTAAACAGGGCAATGAAAGAAGATAAAATAATTGCTTCTAAAAATATCAAATTAAAGGAAACCGAGGCTATTTTAAGACTCAGTGGTGGTGATGCCAGAAAATTGTTAAACATCTTTGAGTTACTGGTAAACTCCAGCGATGAAGGCACTGAAATTACGAATGATATGGTTTTTGAAAAAGTACAACAAAACACTGTGCTTTACGATAAAACCGGGGAACAGCATTATGATATCATTTCAGCATTCATAAAATCCATTCGGGGTAGTGATCCTAATGGAGCGGTATATTGGTTAGCCCGAATGATTGAAGGTGGTGAAGATGTAAAATTTATCGCAAGAAGAATGCTTATTTTAGCCAGCGAAGACATTGGTAATGCTAACCCTACTGCTTTGGTTATTGCCAATAATACCTTCCAGGCTGTAAACACCATTGGTTACCCTGAAGCCCGGATTATATTAAGCCAATGTGCTACTTACCTGGCCACCTCGCCAAAGAGCAATGCGGCGTACGAAGCGATTGGTAAAGCTTTGAGCCTGGTTAAAAAAACCGGCAATTTACCAGTACCCCTGGAAATTAGAAACGCTCCAACAAAACTAATGAAAGATTTAGGCTATGGTGAAAATTACAAATATGCCCATAGCTATGAAGGCAATTTTGTTAAAGCTGAATTTTTACCGGACGAGATTCGAAATACCATTCTCTACGAACCGGGAAATAATTCCAGAGAAAACTCACAGCGCGAATTTCTTAAGAAACGTTGGTCTGGTAAATACAATTACTAA
- a CDS encoding YjjG family noncanonical pyrimidine nucleotidase has product MKLNNIAHVFFDLDHTLWDFDKNSALTFEYIFKLNQIDLDLPRFLEIYIPINYEYWENYRKNLVSKEKLRYGRLKDSFVALSYQVEDVMVNKLANDYILYLSEYNHLLEGGIEALDYLSKKYKLHIITNGFEEVQHRKLKNSNILSYFDTITTSEEAGVKKPHPDIFDISLRKANAIPQTSVMIGDNYEADIIGAADFGLQTIYFDYYNKSTYNDVIGLNNLKNINLYL; this is encoded by the coding sequence ATGAAATTGAATAATATAGCACATGTTTTTTTTGATTTGGACCATACCTTATGGGATTTCGATAAAAACTCGGCGCTTACTTTCGAATATATTTTTAAACTGAATCAAATTGATCTGGACCTTCCACGGTTTTTGGAAATTTATATTCCTATCAATTATGAATATTGGGAGAATTATCGAAAAAATCTGGTGTCTAAAGAAAAATTGCGTTACGGTAGATTAAAAGATTCTTTTGTGGCGCTTTCCTATCAGGTTGAAGACGTAATGGTAAATAAATTAGCTAACGATTATATTCTTTATCTTTCTGAATATAATCATCTATTGGAAGGCGGAATAGAAGCATTAGATTATCTTTCTAAAAAATATAAGCTTCATATTATTACTAACGGATTTGAAGAAGTTCAGCATAGAAAACTGAAGAACTCTAATATCCTAAGCTATTTTGATACCATCACTACTTCTGAGGAAGCAGGAGTAAAAAAGCCACACCCTGATATTTTTGATATCTCCTTAAGAAAAGCAAATGCAATACCGCAAACATCAGTAATGATAGGTGATAATTATGAAGCTGATATTATTGGTGCTGCCGATTTTGGTTTGCAGACGATTTATTTTGACTATTACAATAAGTCGACCTATAATGATGTTATAGGTTTGAATAATTTAAAAAATATTAATCTGTATCTCTAA
- a CDS encoding polysaccharide deacetylase family protein yields the protein MLLVYTQKVTPRIIYIFKHICTNMLGIQIKFTSKIEEFVAHDGFKMSYGKQALGNEFFIQNTDILLEHGFGELEIKVQPWGNTVCFFPVSENSDLPFDIFAASFYLLTRYEEYLPHVKDEAGRFPVSESLAYKESFLKTPVVDLWAQNFKKVLRDKFPEMEFKNAQFQVESIFAVAQGFVFNNKGIIRSVVGWGNDLMKLHFHRFFDRVKSWMKIKKDPFDVFDDLVSLIKKHSISAIFMFKVSDFTLYDRNINYNRIPYRSNIKYVSDYAKIGLLLGHYSSQTLKVLKTEKFRLENIIHYPLENVLNARYDLGIPEHFNTLAELEFDNDYSMGYPDDLGFRAGTSFSYLFYDINLEITSPLKIHPYIFNSNVGKKYGSEELKKEIAKIHERVKEVDGTFRAIFKNEDFSEYYNNKRYYSLLKQIHEIE from the coding sequence ATGCTACTGGTCTACACCCAAAAAGTTACTCCGAGAATTATCTATATCTTTAAGCATATCTGTACTAATATGCTTGGGATTCAGATAAAGTTTACTTCTAAAATCGAGGAATTTGTAGCGCATGACGGTTTTAAAATGTCTTACGGCAAGCAAGCTTTGGGAAATGAATTTTTTATTCAGAATACCGATATTTTATTAGAGCATGGTTTTGGGGAATTAGAGATAAAAGTACAGCCATGGGGTAATACCGTTTGTTTCTTTCCCGTTAGCGAAAATAGTGATTTGCCTTTCGATATTTTTGCGGCCTCCTTTTATTTACTTACCCGTTACGAAGAATATCTGCCACATGTAAAAGATGAAGCGGGCAGATTTCCGGTTTCAGAAAGTCTTGCCTATAAAGAGAGTTTTTTAAAAACTCCGGTTGTAGATCTCTGGGCACAGAATTTTAAAAAGGTTTTAAGGGATAAATTCCCAGAGATGGAATTTAAAAATGCCCAGTTTCAGGTAGAAAGTATTTTTGCGGTAGCACAAGGATTTGTGTTTAATAATAAAGGGATTATTAGAAGTGTGGTTGGTTGGGGCAATGATCTTATGAAGTTACATTTTCATCGTTTTTTTGATCGTGTAAAATCCTGGATGAAGATAAAGAAAGATCCTTTTGATGTTTTTGATGATTTAGTCTCCCTTATAAAAAAGCATTCAATTTCAGCAATCTTCATGTTTAAGGTATCCGACTTTACTTTGTATGATAGGAATATAAATTATAACAGGATCCCATATCGATCTAATATAAAATATGTTTCAGATTATGCTAAAATCGGTTTGCTGTTAGGGCATTATTCTTCACAAACTTTAAAAGTACTTAAGACAGAAAAATTCCGTTTAGAAAATATTATCCATTATCCATTAGAAAATGTTTTAAATGCCCGTTATGATTTAGGAATTCCAGAACATTTTAATACCCTGGCAGAATTGGAATTTGACAACGATTACTCTATGGGCTATCCAGACGATCTGGGTTTTAGGGCGGGAACTAGTTTTTCTTATTTGTTTTATGATATTAATTTAGAAATTACCAGTCCGCTTAAAATACACCCTTATATTTTTAATTCTAATGTGGGAAAAAAATATGGTTCTGAAGAATTGAAAAAGGAAATCGCTAAAATTCATGAAAGGGTCAAAGAAGTAGACGGAACTTTTAGGGCGATTTTTAAGAATGAGGATTTTTCTGAATATTACAATAATAAAAGATATTATTCACTATTAAAGCAGATTCATGAAATTGAATAA
- the radC gene encoding RadC family protein, which produces MEEQSKGLSIKKWAIDDRPREKLLKKGKLALSDSELIAILIGSGNRKETAVELSKRILAATQNNLSELGKLSVGQLCKFKGIGEAKAITIIAALELGRRRRLESALERIKITSSRSVFELMQPLIGELPHEEFWIIYLNNSNKVIDKLQLSKGGITGTLVDVRLTMKKALELGAVAIILAHNHPSGTLKPSIADKNLTQKLKIASESLDIKVLDHIIVTEMSYFSFADEAIL; this is translated from the coding sequence ATGGAAGAGCAATCAAAAGGCTTGAGTATTAAAAAGTGGGCTATAGACGATAGGCCTCGGGAAAAATTACTTAAAAAGGGGAAGCTTGCTTTAAGTGACTCTGAATTAATAGCTATTTTAATAGGTTCTGGTAATCGTAAAGAAACCGCAGTAGAGCTTAGTAAACGAATTTTAGCAGCTACCCAAAATAATCTTAGCGAATTAGGGAAACTTTCTGTTGGCCAGCTTTGTAAGTTTAAAGGAATTGGAGAAGCGAAAGCAATTACTATAATCGCTGCTTTAGAGCTTGGTCGAAGAAGACGTTTAGAAAGTGCCTTAGAAAGAATCAAAATCACATCAAGCAGATCTGTTTTTGAATTAATGCAGCCCTTAATTGGTGAATTACCACACGAGGAATTTTGGATTATTTATTTAAATAATTCCAATAAGGTGATTGATAAGCTTCAACTCAGTAAAGGTGGAATTACAGGAACATTAGTAGATGTAAGGCTTACGATGAAAAAGGCTTTAGAGCTTGGAGCCGTTGCTATAATCCTTGCGCACAATCATCCTTCCGGAACTTTAAAACCTAGTATAGCTGATAAGAATTTAACCCAAAAACTAAAGATTGCTTCAGAAAGTCTGGATATAAAAGTGCTGGATCATATAATTGTAACTGAAATGTCCTATTTTAGCTTTGCAGACGAAGCGATCTTATAA
- a CDS encoding UDP-N-acetylmuramate--L-alanine ligase, which translates to MNIHFIAIGGSAMHALAIALHKKGFKVAGSDDAIFEPSKSALEKSGILPSNPGWFPEKITRDLDAVILGMHAKKDNPELLKAQELGIKIYSYPEFIFEQCKTKTRVVVGGSHGKTTITSMILHVMHYHDRQVDYMVGAQLEGLENTIQLNDDNDFIVIEGDEYLSSAIDLRPKFHLYEPNIALLSGIAWDHINVFPTYEDYIEQFRIFVSKIVNGGILVYNEEEPELKKIVENSTNPIRKHPYHTPEYYIEDGETILVTPEGDMPLEIFGKHNLSNLAGAKWVCQHMGVDEEDFYEAIASFKGASKRLQKIKESGDFIVFKDFAHSPSKVNASLKAVKEQFQGKKIIACLELHTFSSLNQDFITEYKNSLDAADEAIVFYSLEAVTHKNLKPISSAIITSVFGRDDLRIITETADLENYLKTSNFDNSVLLFMSSGNYGGIDLERLVNEL; encoded by the coding sequence ATGAACATTCATTTTATAGCTATTGGCGGGAGTGCGATGCATGCTTTAGCCATAGCACTACATAAAAAAGGTTTTAAAGTTGCTGGAAGTGATGATGCTATTTTTGAACCGTCTAAATCTGCCCTTGAAAAATCCGGGATTTTGCCATCAAATCCTGGTTGGTTTCCAGAAAAAATTACTCGCGATCTCGATGCCGTGATCCTTGGTATGCATGCCAAGAAAGATAATCCTGAACTTCTCAAAGCCCAGGAATTAGGTATAAAAATATATTCCTATCCAGAGTTTATCTTCGAGCAATGCAAGACAAAAACCCGAGTGGTAGTTGGTGGTTCTCATGGTAAAACGACAATTACCAGTATGATTTTGCATGTAATGCATTATCACGATCGGCAGGTAGATTATATGGTTGGGGCACAATTAGAAGGATTAGAGAATACTATTCAGCTTAATGATGATAATGATTTTATTGTCATTGAAGGGGATGAATATTTATCCTCAGCTATAGATCTCCGACCAAAATTTCATCTTTATGAACCTAATATAGCATTGCTAAGCGGTATTGCCTGGGATCATATTAACGTATTTCCTACCTATGAAGATTATATAGAGCAGTTTAGGATTTTTGTAAGCAAGATAGTTAATGGTGGTATACTGGTATATAATGAAGAGGAACCCGAATTAAAGAAGATTGTTGAAAATAGCACTAATCCTATTCGAAAACATCCTTACCATACTCCCGAATATTACATAGAGGATGGTGAGACAATTTTGGTGACACCAGAAGGGGATATGCCTTTAGAGATTTTTGGAAAGCATAATCTTAGTAATCTTGCAGGAGCTAAATGGGTTTGCCAGCATATGGGGGTAGATGAGGAAGATTTTTATGAGGCTATAGCAAGCTTCAAAGGAGCTTCAAAAAGACTTCAGAAAATTAAGGAATCTGGTGATTTTATCGTTTTTAAGGATTTTGCCCATAGCCCTTCTAAAGTAAACGCCAGTTTGAAAGCAGTAAAGGAACAGTTCCAGGGTAAAAAAATAATTGCTTGTTTAGAGCTTCATACCTTTAGTAGCTTGAACCAAGATTTTATTACTGAATATAAAAATTCACTTGATGCAGCAGATGAAGCTATTGTTTTTTACTCTTTGGAAGCCGTAACTCATAAAAATTTGAAGCCTATTTCTTCTGCGATTATAACATCTGTTTTTGGAAGAGACGATCTAAGAATTATTACTGAAACGGCAGATTTAGAAAATTACCTTAAAACATCGAATTTCGATAATTCAGTCTTACTTTTTATGAGTAGCGGAAATTACGGAGGAATAGATTTAGAGCGACTGGTAAACGAATTATAA
- a CDS encoding tetratricopeptide repeat protein, whose product MQVKRLFFALLIGASFSAFSQKKLEIVETLLAENKILHAKDFLKENYADSEYGKLYLGDINSHLKQWDSAISYYEELLELKPDCALYNFKLGGALGMKAMEISKFQAAFLIPDIKKYLEKAVSLDPNHVESHRALSQLYLELPSMLGGDFEKALSHAKKIKQLSRLDYCIAMTFIYAYKDNTVTAGDFINKAIQEAKKDPSLLIRNYLYFELAQEAVRFQVASSEVDELMAKFVKGFNYLDLKTPAEAYLKLAQLSKKRGNKIGAKKYITKSLEYDAEAEVALELQEDIKDM is encoded by the coding sequence TTGCAGGTAAAAAGACTATTTTTTGCTCTCTTAATAGGGGCAAGTTTTTCCGCTTTTTCGCAGAAAAAATTAGAAATTGTAGAAACTTTGTTAGCCGAAAATAAAATTCTTCACGCGAAGGATTTTTTAAAAGAGAATTATGCTGATTCAGAATATGGAAAACTCTATTTGGGGGATATTAATAGCCATCTGAAACAATGGGATAGTGCTATAAGTTATTATGAGGAATTGTTGGAGTTAAAACCAGATTGCGCACTTTATAATTTTAAACTAGGCGGTGCTCTTGGGATGAAAGCTATGGAAATAAGTAAGTTCCAGGCTGCATTTTTAATTCCAGATATTAAAAAGTATCTGGAAAAAGCGGTAAGTTTAGATCCTAATCATGTAGAAAGTCATCGAGCTTTATCACAATTATATCTTGAATTGCCTTCGATGCTAGGAGGTGATTTTGAAAAAGCCTTATCTCATGCCAAAAAAATAAAGCAGCTAAGCAGGTTGGACTACTGCATTGCTATGACTTTTATTTATGCTTATAAAGATAATACTGTGACTGCTGGAGATTTTATAAATAAAGCTATACAGGAGGCAAAGAAAGATCCCTCTTTATTAATTAGGAACTACCTATATTTTGAATTAGCTCAGGAGGCTGTGCGCTTTCAGGTGGCTTCTTCAGAAGTTGATGAGTTAATGGCAAAGTTTGTAAAAGGATTTAATTATCTGGATCTTAAAACACCTGCCGAAGCTTATCTTAAATTAGCACAACTTTCAAAAAAACGAGGAAATAAGATAGGAGCTAAAAAATATATTACAAAATCTTTGGAATATGATGCTGAAGCCGAGGTTGCTTTAGAACTTCAGGAAGATATTAAGGATATGTAA